A genomic region of Caenorhabditis elegans chromosome V contains the following coding sequences:
- the Y38H6C.4 gene encoding Transposase (Partially confirmed by transcript evidence) — MKEPVKPTVKLAEIPPREPRFTPEQERIYARLSVHDPFNMLSEQHKANLIQLMTHGLGYRPIQLS; from the coding sequence ATGAAGGAACCCGTCAAGCCAACGGTCAAACTAGCTGAAATTCCTCCACGAGAGCCGAGATTCACACCGGAGCAAGAGCGAATCTACGCGAGACTCAGCGTTCATGATCCATTTAATATGTTGAGCGAGCAGCACAAGGCAAATCTCATCCAGCTGATGACCCACGGACTTGGGTACCGTCCAATTCAATTATCTTGA
- the dct-16 gene encoding DAF-16/FOXO Controlled, germline Tumor affecting (Product from WormBase gene class dct;~Confirmed by transcript evidence) translates to MTAAGLSPESIEGILKIAATYKKKDDEPERDAATSLAIITKMIGETNEYIKGQSEADQKIYAVIIEKKKAELIEAAKKQ, encoded by the coding sequence ATGACAGCCGCCGGTCTCTCGCCAGAATCCATCGAGGGAATTCTCAAAATCGCCGCCACTTACAAGAAGAAGGACGATGAGCCAGAACGTGATGCTGCCACTTCTTTGGcaattatcacaaaaatgaTCGGAGAGACCAATGAGTATATTAAGGGACAATCGGAAGCCGATCAGAAGATCTACGCTGTCATtattgagaagaagaaggccGAGCTTATCGAGGCCGCCAAGAAGCAAtag
- the B0250.5 gene encoding putative 3-hydroxyisobutyrate dehydrogenase, mitochondrial (Confirmed by transcript evidence) → MSLTGFIGLGNMGGHMARNLIKNGKKLIVYDVNKAVVQEFKAEGCEVAAHPADIAAASKEIITVLPSSPHVKAVYQGEAGIFKTIQPGTLCMDSSTIDQIVSLEVAQAAALLKAEYIDAPISGGVTGAQQATLTFMVGAGNDATFKRAEAVLSLMGKNIVNLGAVGNGTAAKICNNMLLGIQMVAVAETMNLGISMGLDAKALAGIVNTSSGRCWSSDTYNPVPGVIENIPSCRGYAGGFGTTLMAKDLSLAQNASTNTQAPTPMGSLAHQIYRILARDPQYQAKDFGVVYQFLKKQNS, encoded by the exons ATGTCTCTCACCGGGTTCATCGGTCTCGGCAACATGGGCGGCCATATGGCCCggaatttgatcaaaaacggGAAGAAACTCATCGTCTACGATGTTAATAAGGCAGTAGTGCAGGAGTTTAAG gcagAAGGCTGTGAAGTCGCCGCTCACCCTGCTGATATCGCCGCCGCTTCGAAAGAAATCATCACAGTGCTTCCGAGCTCTCCACACGTGAAAGCCGTCTATCAAGGCGAAGCTGGAATTTTTAA AACCATCCAGCCTGGAACACTGTGCATGGATTCCTCCACAATCGATCAAATTGTGTCACTGGAAGTTGCTCAGGCCGCCGCTTTGCTCAAAGCCGAGTATATCGACGCCCCAATCTCCGGTGGAGTCACTG GCGCCCAGCAAGCTACACTAACATTTATGGTTGGAGCCGGAAACGATGCAACTTTCAAGCGTGCCGAAGCGGTTTTAAGCCTTATGGGCAAAAATATCGTGAATTTGGGAGCCGTCGGCAACGGAACAGCCGCCAAAATCTGCAATAATATGCTTTTGGGAATCCAGATGGTCGCTGTCGCGGAGACTATGAATTTAGGCATCTC aatgggtctcgacgcgaaagCGCTTGCCGGAATCGTGAATACATCGTCAGGAAGGTGTTGGTCGTCGGACACGTACAATCCAGTACCCGGAGTCATTGAAAACATCCCTTCGTGCAGG ggTTATGCTGGCGGCTTCGGAACGACTCTAATGGCAAAAGACCTTTCATTGGCTCAAAATGCTTCAACAAATACTCAAGCACCAACTCCAATGGGCTCACTGGCTCATCAAATCTACCGTATTCTGGCTCGTGATCCACAGTACCAGGCAAAGGATTTCGGTGTCGTCtatcagtttttgaagaaacaaaactcataa
- the srbc-78 gene encoding Serpentine Receptor, class BC (Class B-like) (Partially confirmed by transcript evidence): MFFIAVFTTLILILFSVFICYLNFLLLISIFWRKKIPVNLHMMLTYCRFGVDLVYTVVILILKIYFLLTQISTDFIIKNVHFSLVIPAASIGNMRSVLTLLIALERVIAIYFPIFFHIYRQKLPNFVFLLIILTSELFNQYMIFGFCGNVLETPVDCLNFFCAVNSCYYRYWFSNQQIVCFLNGAFSVALVFRLYFWKYFSGTETNKDISRATRIALLDFFIMLFFNIIPLYISSHITSVNLEILGLFIVLIKTFGYMIEGVITYRLLFNFKIIAANGTTPVS, translated from the exons ATGTTCTTCATCGCCGTTTTCACTACTcttatattgattttattttccgTGTTCATCTGCTACCTTAACTTTCTTCTTTTGATCTCAAtattttggcgcaaaaaaaTTCCTGTAAACTTACATATGATGCTGACTTACTGCAGATTTGGTGTGGACTTGGTTTATACAGTTGTTATATTGATtctcaaaatatatttcttgCTTACGCAGATTTCCActgattttattattaaaaacgtACACTTTTCACTTGTAATTCCAGCCGCTTCAATTGGTAATATGAGATCAGTTCTAACACTTTTAATAGCCCTCGAAAGAGTTATTGccatatattttccaattttcttccaCATTTATCGACAAAAACTTccgaattttgtatttttactcATTATCCTAACCAGTGAACTTTTCAACCAGTAcatgatttttggattttgtggAAATGTTCTTGAAACACCAGTCGAttgtcttaattttttttgtgctgtGAACAGTTGTTACTACCGCTACTGGTTCTCAAATCAACAGATCGTTTGCTTTTTGAATGGAGCATTCTCAGTCGCTCTGGTTTTTCGACTTTATTTCTGGAAGTATTTCTCGGGAACGGAAACGAATAAGGATATTTCGAGA GCCACCCGTATAGCCCTACTCGACTTTTTCATAATGCTATTCTTCAATATCATTCCTTTGTACATTTCTAGCCATATTACTAGTGtcaatttggaaatattgGGATTATTTATTGTTCTCATCAAGACATTTGGATATATGATTGAAGGAGTGATAACCTATCGActtttgtttaatttcaaaattattgctGCTAATGGGACTACACCAGTTTCATAA
- the srbc-79 gene encoding Serpentine Receptor, class BC (Class B-like) (Predicted), producing MLLIAVLTTLISILFAITICYLNFLLLISIFWRKRIPVNLHMMLTYCRFGVDLVYTIVLLILKIYYMLTRISNDFIIKNLYFLLVFPAASIGNIRSVLTFLIALERVIAIYFPIFFHIYRQKLPNFVFLLIILSSELFNQYMLFGYCGNVLETPLECVNYFCAVNSCYYRYWFSHQQIVCFLNGAFSVVLFLRLTFWSYFSGTETNKDISRATRIALLDFFIMLFFNIIPLYISSHITGVNLEILGLFIVLIKTFGFLVEGLITYRFLFNLKIDSVNEATVVS from the exons ATGCTCCTCATCGCCGTTTTAACTACTCTCATATCGATTTTATTCGCCATTACCATCTGCTACCTCAACTTTCTTCTTTTGATCTCAATATTCTGGCGCAAAAGAATCCCTGTAAATTTGCATATGATGCTGACTTACTGCAGATTCGGTGTGGACTTGGTTTATACTATAGTTCTGTTGATTCTCAAAATATATTATATGCTTACAAGGATTTCTAATGACTTTATCATCAAAAACTTATACTTTTTACTTGTATTTCCAGCTGCATCAATTGGGAATATAAGATCAGTACTAACATTTTTAATAGCCCTCGAAAGAGTTATTGccatatattttccaattttcttccaCATTTATCGACAAAAACTTccgaattttgtatttttactcATAATCCTATCCAGTGAACTTTTCAATCAGTACATGCTTTTTGGATATTGTGGAAATGTTCTTGAAACACCACTAGAGTGTGTAAATTACTTTTGTGCTGTTAACAGTTGTTACTACCGCTACTGGTTTTCACATCAACAAATAGTTTGCTTTTTGAATGGAGCTTTCTCGGTCGTTTTATTTCTTCGGCTTACTTTTTGGAGTTATTTCTCGGGAACTGAAACGAATAAGGATATTTCGAGA GCCACCCGCATAGCTcttctcgactttttcatAATGCTATTCTTCAATATCATTCCTTTGTACATCTCTAGTCATATTACTGGTGTTAATTTGGAGATATTGGGATTGTTTATTGTTCTTATCAAGacatttggatttttggttgaagGATTGATAAcctatcgatttttatttaatttgaaaattgactctGTCAATGAGGCTACAGTAGTCTCGTAA
- the dct-16 gene encoding DAF-16/FOXO Controlled, germline Tumor affecting (Product from WormBase gene class dct;~Confirmed by transcript evidence), which translates to MAEKLAKAKEEMTAAGLSPESIEGILKIAATYKKKDDEPERDAATSLAIITKMIGETNEYIKGQSEADQKIYAVIIEKKKAELIEAAKKQ; encoded by the exons ATGGCCGAGAAAC tcgcAAAAGCCAAGGAGGAGATGACAGCCGCCGGTCTCTCGCCAGAATCCATCGAGGGAATTCTCAAAATCGCCGCCACTTACAAGAAGAAGGACGATGAGCCAGAACGTGATGCTGCCACTTCTTTGGcaattatcacaaaaatgaTCGGAGAGACCAATGAGTATATTAAGGGACAATCGGAAGCCGATCAGAAGATCTACGCTGTCATtattgagaagaagaaggccGAGCTTATCGAGGCCGCCAAGAAGCAAtag
- the dct-14 gene encoding DAF-16/FOXO Controlled, germline Tumor affecting (Product from WormBase gene class dct;~Confirmed by transcript evidence), producing the protein MNPDAPSVEEKLTVDECYVISKEDWFEPIFCKPKLIPLKTVKMREIEKRRNENMERVKAIETASTSEQKNPEVVPKEPKPEKPRNPEELKKQNELNKIDLWIADEDPARRK; encoded by the exons ATGAACCCCGATGCTCCGAGTGTCGAGGAGAAGCTCACCGTCGATGAGTGCTACGTTATTTCCAAG gaaGATTGGTTTGAGCCAATTTTCTGTAAGCCGAAGCTTATCCCGTTGAAGACTGTGAAAATGCGAGAGATCGAGAAACGACGCAATGAAAACATGGAGAGGGTCAAGGCGATagag ACAGCTTCAACGTCAGAACAAAAGAACCCAGAGGTGGTACCCAAGGAGCCAAAACCAGAAAAGCCTCGGAACCCGGAAGAGCTCAAGAAACAGAATGAGTTGAACAAGATCGATTTGTGGATCGCCGACGAAGATCCGGCACGTCGCAAGTGA